In the Hordeum vulgare subsp. vulgare chromosome 7H, MorexV3_pseudomolecules_assembly, whole genome shotgun sequence genome, one interval contains:
- the LOC123410194 gene encoding barley B recombinant-like protein D — protein sequence MDNVGHREDGRQRQDSYKALHTQWMMPQRQMKDHHSMNLLALMSERDNAIMERDHALAEKKAAMAERDMAFAQRDSAMAERNAAIVERDNALAALELARTNGFNMNNGNGFNPGSLNGAKNFHHHDQQPHAQSLPLQLADAPYDHAREMHISDAYPISTAPVSAAGKAKKPKKNSSQGSPLKRPSGVLRKTKKAAGDWRDVGISGGGEDPAHVASVMKNEWKDQDLGLNQVSFDESSMPAPACSCTGVLRQCYKWGNGGWQSSCCTMSMSLYPLPVMPNKRHARMGGRKMSGSAFTKLLSRLAAEGHDLSASVDLKDHWAKHGTNRYITIR from the exons ATGGACAACGTTGGACATAGGGAAGATGGGAGGCAAAGACAGGACTCATATAAAGCACTTCATACTCAG TGGATGATGCCCCAAAGGCAAATGAAAGACCACCACAGCATGAACCTCCTAGCACTGATGAGTGAGAGGGACAATGCCATCATGGAGAGAGACCATGCTCTGGCTGAGAAGAAAGCTGCCATGGCCGAGAGAGACATGGCGTTTGCCCAGCGGGACTCTGCAATGGCTGAACGTAATGCTGCAATCGTCGAAAGAGACAATGCCCTTGCCGCACTTGAACTAGCCCGTACAAatggatttaatatgaacaacGGGAACGGATTCAACCCAGGATCTCTCAATGGAGCGAAGAACTTCCACCACCACGACCAGCAGCCCCATGCTCAATCATTGCCTCTGCAACTGGCAGATGCTCCATACGACCATGCGAGGGAAATGCACATATCAGATGCATACCCGATCTCAACAGCTCCAGTGAGTGCTGCTGGAAAGGCAAAGAAGCCCAAGAAGAACAGTTCCCAAGGATCTCCACTGAAGAGGCCGTCAGGTGTGCTCCGGAAAACCAAGAAAGCTGCTGGTGACTGGAGAGACGTCGGAATTTCTGGTGGCGGCGAGGATCCAGCTCATGTCGCTTCTGTGATGAAGAACGAGTGGAAGGACCAGGACCTTGGTCTGAACCAGGTCTCGTTTGACGAGTCATCCATGCCCGCGCCTGCCTGCTCGTGCACGGGGGTCCTCCGCCAGTGCTACAAGTGGGGCAACGGCGGGTGGCAGTCGTCCTGCTGCACCATGAGCATGTCCCTGTACCCGCTCCCAGTGATGCCCAACAAGCGCCACGCCCGCATGGGCGGACGGAAGATGAGCGGGAGCGCATTCACAAAGCTGCTCAGCCGACTAGCGGCTGAGGGCCATGATCTGTCGGCGTCGGTGGACCTCAAGGACCattgggccaagcatggcacaaaCAGGTATATCACCATCCGGTAG